A single genomic interval of Hydractinia symbiolongicarpus strain clone_291-10 chromosome 8, HSymV2.1, whole genome shotgun sequence harbors:
- the LOC130655616 gene encoding collagen alpha-6(VI) chain-like, with protein MDGRWIILFLFVNFTCTILAQRPQCKFNEVIIVLDTSETISDLHFSRAKSLTNKIVNVLAKNDEFGQHRVGLVTYADAATKRIHCDEHSTSSSMNTAINTLQRIDGKLTNTQDGLEKGDELLRERGCGERNQPHHKILVLISDGKANRGKDLNGPNATAAAIRAKGISIIAIGVGDVTFAELVGISGDAQNAFLAQEIDDVLESSVLTQFKRSICGNSEPDISTTTSTTVGTLCSCNVDAHLLKVSHFTKYEIIREYNGTCYTDKLKKAIEHTGFKLYALSQRLNEIKICKSALAYKIQHGYNNDRLFKTYDSCVVSINCNVKKAMWMLQQKKGYMEKELKLEQAGYGNLQVTGYLEWFSKKFPNLW; from the exons ATGGACGGACGATGgatcattttgtttctttttgtcaaTTTCACATGCACTATACTAGCACAGCGACCac AATGTAAATTTAATGAAGTCATAATCGTTCTTGACACATCTGAAACGATAAGTGACTTACATTTCTCAAGAGCGAAAAgtttaacaaataaaattgtCAATGTACTTGCAAAGAATGACGAATTTGGCCAGCATCGAGTTGGGTTAGTTACATATGCTGATGCTGCAACAAAAAGAATTCACTGTGATGAACATTCCACTAGTTCATCAATGAACACAGCCATTAACACCCTGCAAAGAATTGATGGCAAACTCACAAATACACAAGATGGACTGGAGAAAGGAGATGAATTGCTGAGAGAGCGAGGATGTGGCGAGCGAAACCAACCACATCACAAAATCTTGGTTCTTATTTCAGATGGCAAAGCCAATAGGGGAAAAGACTTAAATGGACCGAATGCAACTGCAGCGGCTATACGAGCCAAAGGAATTTCTATAATCGCCATTGGCGTCGGAGATGTTACTTTCGCAGAACTTGTTGGAATTTCAGGAGATGCCCAAAATGCCTTTTTGGCACAGGAAATTGATGATGTTCTTGAATCTAGTGTTTTAACTCAGTTCAAACGCAGTATTTGTGGAAACAGTGAACCCGATATCTCAACTACAACATCAACAACAGTCGGAACATTATGCAGTTGTAATGTTGATGCCCATCTATTGAAAGTGTCTCATTTCACCAAATATGAAATTATAAGAGAATATAATG GAACGTGCTACACCGACAAATTAAAGAAAGCAATCGAACACACTGGATTTAAACTTTACGCACTCTCTCAAAGGTTAAACGAAATAAAAATCTGCAAATCAGCACTGGCTTATAAAATCCAACACGGGTATAACAATGACAGATTGTTCAAAACTTACGATAGTTGCGTTGTCAGTATTAACTGCAATGTGAAGAAAGCTATGTGGATGTTGCAACAGAAGAAAGGTTACATGGAGAAGGAACTGAAACTAGAACAAGCAGGATATGGCAACCTTCAAGTGACAG gatATTTGGAATGGTTCTCAAAAAAATTTCCAAACTTATGGTGA